In a single window of the Elaeis guineensis isolate ETL-2024a chromosome 6, EG11, whole genome shotgun sequence genome:
- the LOC105046965 gene encoding receptor-like serine/threonine-protein kinase SD1-8 isoform X1: protein MKPWPLSLVLLCSLLSPSIAGDTITPNTPLSDGKTLVSAGGNFELGFFSPGNLKNRYLGIWYKNISTQTVVWVANREAPLTDNTGSLNISSDGNLILSNQAAKVFWSTSSSLSSSPVAQLLDTGNFVLKEGNNDSCSLLWQSFDHPCDTLLPGMKLGLNFTTGLDLYLTTWKSTDDPSPGDYSFKLDPHGSPEFFIWKQSTKEYRSGPWDGIQFDGEPEMNSDNYFTFEFFINPHAIYYTYKVVDSSIISRFMLNQSMIQRYVWFNSMVGWSLYWSIPKDQCDYYAVCGPYGICNSNDSPICNCLYGFSPKSPQDWNLRDGHDGCVRKTSLDCQGDGFVRLTHVKLPDTSNSTVNERMSLEQCRESCLNNCSCVAYAPANISGGGACIIWKSDLIDIKQFVDGGQDLYVRLAASELSTGSTGGDPNKKKQEIVIFVICIASGLLLLVSSGCYIWHKKFKSHSIKFSGRRQLSFDLSLNTLGSTQDVYPQDERNRGKELELPLFELSTIVIATDNFSIANKLGEGGFGTVYKGELEDGQGIAVKRSSRYSLQGIDEFKNEVMLIAKLQHINLVRLLGCCMQGEDRMLIYEYMHNRSLDTIIFADKTKCALLTWQKRFNIILGIARGLLYLHQDSRLRIIHRDLKASNILLDKDMNPKISDFGVARIFGGDQIDAYTKRVVGTYGYMSPEYAMDGVFSVKSDVFSFGVLVLEIISGKKNRGIYATEPNLSLLSHAWKLWKEGNSLELLDKSMGCSYSINDVLRCIQVGLLCVQDRAEDRPHMSTVILMLGSASTMLPSPNQPGYCSERSAIDAASSCTVNEITMTMLAGR from the exons ATGAAGCCTTGGCCACTTTCTCTTGTTTTGCTCTGTAGCCTCTTGTCTCCCTCCATTGCAGGAGACACCATCACTCCAAACACACCACTCAGCGATGGCAAAACTTTGGTTTCAGCAGGTGGGAACTTTGAATTAGGCTTCTTCAGCCCGGGCAATTTGAAGAATAGATACTTGGGCATTTGGTACAAGAATATCTCAACTCAGACAGTTGTTTGGGTTGCCAATAGAGAAGCTCCACTTACTGACAATACTGGAAGTCTGAACATCAGCAGTGATGGAAATCTCATCCTCTCCAATCAGGCAGCCAAGGTTTTCTGGTCGACGAGCTCATCATTATCAAGCAGTCCAGTGGCACAGCTCTTAGATACCGGGAATTTTGTTCTGAAAGAAGGTAACAATGATTCATGTAGCTTGTTGTGGCAGAGTTTCGACCACCCATGTGATACGTTGCTTCCAGGAATGAAACTTGGATTGAATTTTACCACTGGCCTTGACCTATATCTTACCACATGGAAGAGCACCGATGACCCTTCACCAGGGGACTACTCATTCAAGCTCGATCCTCATGGATCACCAGAATTCTTCATATGGAAGCAATCAACAAAAGAGTATCGAAGTGGCCCTTGGGATGGGATTCAATTCGATGGTGAGCCTGAGATGAATTCTGACAACTACTTCACCTTTGAATTTTTCATTAATCCACATGCAATATATTACACGTATAAAGTTGTAGACAGCTCGATCATTTCAAGGTTTATGCTGAACCAATCAATGATTCAACGATATGTTTGGTTTAATTCCATGGTAGGATGGAGCCTGTATTGGTCAATACCAAAAGACCAATGCGATTATTATGCTGTGTGTGGTCCTTATGGCATTTGTAACTCGAACGACTCGCCAATCTGCAACTGTCTTTATGGATTCAGTCCCAAGTCACCACAAGACTGGAATCTCAGAGATGGACATGATGGGTGTGTGCGGAAGACAAGCTTGGATTGCCAAGGAGATGGGTTTGTAAGATTGACTCATGTCAAGTTGCCAGACACCTCAAACTCCACCGTGAACGAGCGCATGAGCCTTGAGCAGTGTCGAGAAAGCTGCTTGAATAATTGTTCATGTGTGGCTTACGCACCTGCTAATATCAGTGGAGGAGGTGCTTGTATTATTTGGAAAAGTGATCTGATAGATATTAAGCAATTTGTTGATGGTGGGCAGGATCTCTACGTTCGCCTTGCAGCATCTGAACTGA GCACAGGCTCAACTGGAGGCGACCCAAACAAGAAGAAACAAGAGATAGTTATTTTCGTCATATGTATAGCATCTGGGCTGCTGTTATTGGTGTCAAGTGGTTGTTACATCTGGCATAAGAAGTTCAAAAGTCATA GTATTAAGTTTAGTGGGCGAAGGCAGTTGTCATTTGATTTGTCTCTTAACACATTAGGTTCTACTCAAGACGTCTACCCACAAGATGAACGTAATAGAGGGAAAGAACTGGAACTCCCCCTATTTGAACTAAGCACCATAGTGATTGCCACAGACAACTTCTCTATCGCCAATAAGCTTGGTGAGGGTGGCTTTGGCACTGTTTACAAG GGTGAACTTGAAGATGGGCAGGGCATAGCTGTGAAGAGGTCGTCAAGGTATTCACTCCAAGGCATAGATGAGTTCAAGAATGAGGTTATGTTGATCGCCAAACTTCAGCACATAAATCTTGTTAGACTGCTTGGTTGCTGCATGCAAGGAGAAGACAGGATGTTAATCTACGAATACATGCATAATAGAAGTCTGGACACCATTATCTTCG CAGACAAAACTAAATGCGCACTCCTGACTTGGCAAAAACGCTTCAATATCATTTTGGGGATCGCCCGTGGACTTCTTTATCTTCATCAGGATTCTAGGTTAAGAATCATCCACAGGGACCTCAAAGCTAGCAACATTCTTCTAGATAAAGACATGAACCCCAAAATCTCAGACTTCGGCGTAGCAAGAATATTTGGAGGAGATCAGATTGATGCATATACCAAGAGAGTTGTTGGAACATA TGGGTATATGTCTCCAGAATATGCCATGGATGGTGTGTTCTCAGTGAAGTCAGATGTCTTTAGTTTCGGTGTCTTGGTCCTTGAAATCATAAGTGGCAAGAAGAACAGAGGAATTTATGCTACCGAGCCCAACCTAAGCCTCCTTAGTCAT GCATGGAAACTATGGAAGGAAGGCAACAGCTTGGAACTGCTAGATAAGTCAATGGGTTGCTCTTATTCCATTAATGACGTACTCAGGTGCATACAGGTGGGCCTACTATGTGTTCAGGATAGAGCAGAGGACAGACCACATATGTCAACTGTAATTTTGATGTTGGGTAGTGCAAGCACAATGCTACCATCACCAAACCAGCCTGGTTATTGTAGTGAGAGAAGTGCAATAGATGCCGCTTCAAGTTGCACTGTTAATGAAATCACGATGACAATGTTAGCAGGTCGTTAG
- the LOC105046965 gene encoding receptor-like serine/threonine-protein kinase SD1-8 isoform X4, which translates to MKPWPLSLVLLCSLLSPSIAGDTITPNTPLSDGKTLVSAGGNFELGFFSPGNLKNRYLGIWYKNISTQTVVWVANREAPLTDNTGSLNISSDGNLILSNQAAKVFWSTSSSLSSSPVAQLLDTGNFVLKEGNNDSCSLLWQSFDHPCDTLLPGMKLGLNFTTGLDLYLTTWKSTDDPSPGDYSFKLDPHGSPEFFIWKQSTKEYRSGPWDGIQFDGWSLYWSIPKDQCDYYAVCGPYGICNSNDSPICNCLYGFSPKSPQDWNLRDGHDGCVRKTSLDCQGDGFVRLTHVKLPDTSNSTVNERMSLEQCRESCLNNCSCVAYAPANISGGGACIIWKSDLIDIKQFVDGGQDLYVRLAASELSTGSTGGDPNKKKQEIVIFVICIASGLLLLVSSGCYIWHKKFKSHSIKFSGRRQLSFDLSLNTLGSTQDVYPQDERNRGKELELPLFELSTIVIATDNFSIANKLGEGGFGTVYKGELEDGQGIAVKRSSRYSLQGIDEFKNEVMLIAKLQHINLVRLLGCCMQGEDRMLIYEYMHNRSLDTIIFADKTKCALLTWQKRFNIILGIARGLLYLHQDSRLRIIHRDLKASNILLDKDMNPKISDFGVARIFGGDQIDAYTKRVVGTYGYMSPEYAMDGVFSVKSDVFSFGVLVLEIISGKKNRGIYATEPNLSLLSHAWKLWKEGNSLELLDKSMGCSYSINDVLRCIQVGLLCVQDRAEDRPHMSTVILMLGSASTMLPSPNQPGYCSERSAIDAASSCTVNEITMTMLAGR; encoded by the exons ATGAAGCCTTGGCCACTTTCTCTTGTTTTGCTCTGTAGCCTCTTGTCTCCCTCCATTGCAGGAGACACCATCACTCCAAACACACCACTCAGCGATGGCAAAACTTTGGTTTCAGCAGGTGGGAACTTTGAATTAGGCTTCTTCAGCCCGGGCAATTTGAAGAATAGATACTTGGGCATTTGGTACAAGAATATCTCAACTCAGACAGTTGTTTGGGTTGCCAATAGAGAAGCTCCACTTACTGACAATACTGGAAGTCTGAACATCAGCAGTGATGGAAATCTCATCCTCTCCAATCAGGCAGCCAAGGTTTTCTGGTCGACGAGCTCATCATTATCAAGCAGTCCAGTGGCACAGCTCTTAGATACCGGGAATTTTGTTCTGAAAGAAGGTAACAATGATTCATGTAGCTTGTTGTGGCAGAGTTTCGACCACCCATGTGATACGTTGCTTCCAGGAATGAAACTTGGATTGAATTTTACCACTGGCCTTGACCTATATCTTACCACATGGAAGAGCACCGATGACCCTTCACCAGGGGACTACTCATTCAAGCTCGATCCTCATGGATCACCAGAATTCTTCATATGGAAGCAATCAACAAAAGAGTATCGAAGTGGCCCTTGGGATGGGATTCAATTCGATG GATGGAGCCTGTATTGGTCAATACCAAAAGACCAATGCGATTATTATGCTGTGTGTGGTCCTTATGGCATTTGTAACTCGAACGACTCGCCAATCTGCAACTGTCTTTATGGATTCAGTCCCAAGTCACCACAAGACTGGAATCTCAGAGATGGACATGATGGGTGTGTGCGGAAGACAAGCTTGGATTGCCAAGGAGATGGGTTTGTAAGATTGACTCATGTCAAGTTGCCAGACACCTCAAACTCCACCGTGAACGAGCGCATGAGCCTTGAGCAGTGTCGAGAAAGCTGCTTGAATAATTGTTCATGTGTGGCTTACGCACCTGCTAATATCAGTGGAGGAGGTGCTTGTATTATTTGGAAAAGTGATCTGATAGATATTAAGCAATTTGTTGATGGTGGGCAGGATCTCTACGTTCGCCTTGCAGCATCTGAACTGA GCACAGGCTCAACTGGAGGCGACCCAAACAAGAAGAAACAAGAGATAGTTATTTTCGTCATATGTATAGCATCTGGGCTGCTGTTATTGGTGTCAAGTGGTTGTTACATCTGGCATAAGAAGTTCAAAAGTCATA GTATTAAGTTTAGTGGGCGAAGGCAGTTGTCATTTGATTTGTCTCTTAACACATTAGGTTCTACTCAAGACGTCTACCCACAAGATGAACGTAATAGAGGGAAAGAACTGGAACTCCCCCTATTTGAACTAAGCACCATAGTGATTGCCACAGACAACTTCTCTATCGCCAATAAGCTTGGTGAGGGTGGCTTTGGCACTGTTTACAAG GGTGAACTTGAAGATGGGCAGGGCATAGCTGTGAAGAGGTCGTCAAGGTATTCACTCCAAGGCATAGATGAGTTCAAGAATGAGGTTATGTTGATCGCCAAACTTCAGCACATAAATCTTGTTAGACTGCTTGGTTGCTGCATGCAAGGAGAAGACAGGATGTTAATCTACGAATACATGCATAATAGAAGTCTGGACACCATTATCTTCG CAGACAAAACTAAATGCGCACTCCTGACTTGGCAAAAACGCTTCAATATCATTTTGGGGATCGCCCGTGGACTTCTTTATCTTCATCAGGATTCTAGGTTAAGAATCATCCACAGGGACCTCAAAGCTAGCAACATTCTTCTAGATAAAGACATGAACCCCAAAATCTCAGACTTCGGCGTAGCAAGAATATTTGGAGGAGATCAGATTGATGCATATACCAAGAGAGTTGTTGGAACATA TGGGTATATGTCTCCAGAATATGCCATGGATGGTGTGTTCTCAGTGAAGTCAGATGTCTTTAGTTTCGGTGTCTTGGTCCTTGAAATCATAAGTGGCAAGAAGAACAGAGGAATTTATGCTACCGAGCCCAACCTAAGCCTCCTTAGTCAT GCATGGAAACTATGGAAGGAAGGCAACAGCTTGGAACTGCTAGATAAGTCAATGGGTTGCTCTTATTCCATTAATGACGTACTCAGGTGCATACAGGTGGGCCTACTATGTGTTCAGGATAGAGCAGAGGACAGACCACATATGTCAACTGTAATTTTGATGTTGGGTAGTGCAAGCACAATGCTACCATCACCAAACCAGCCTGGTTATTGTAGTGAGAGAAGTGCAATAGATGCCGCTTCAAGTTGCACTGTTAATGAAATCACGATGACAATGTTAGCAGGTCGTTAG
- the LOC105046965 gene encoding receptor-like serine/threonine-protein kinase SD1-8 isoform X2, translating into MKPWPLSLVLLCSLLSPSIAGDTITPNTPLSDGKTLVSAGGNFELGFFSPGNLKNRYLGIWYKNISTQTVVWVANREAPLTDNTGSLNISSDGNLILSNQAAKVFWSTSSSLSSSPVAQLLDTGNFVLKEGNNDSCSLLWQSFDHPCDTLLPGMKLGLNFTTGLDLYLTTWKSTDDPSPGDYSFKLDPHGSPEFFIWKQSTKEYRSGPWDGIQFDGEPEMNSDNYFTFEFFINPHAIYYTYKVVDSSIISRFMLNQSMIQRYVWFNSMVGWSLYWSIPKDQCDYYAVCGPYGICNSNDSPICNCLYGFSPKSPQDWNLRDGHDGCVRKTSLDCQGDGFVRLTHVKLPDTSNSTVNERMSLEQCRESCLNNCSCVAYAPANISGGGACIIWKSDLIDIKQFVDGGQDLYVRLAASELSTGSTGGDPNKKKQEIVIFVICIASGLLLLVSSGCYIWHKKFKSHSIKFSGRRQLSFDLSLNTLGSTQDVYPQDERNRGKELELPLFELSTIVIATDNFSIANKLGEGGFGTVYKGELEDGQGIAVKRSSRYSLQGIDEFKNEVMLIAKLQHINLVRLLGCCMQGEDRMLIYEYMHNRSLDTIIFDKTKCALLTWQKRFNIILGIARGLLYLHQDSRLRIIHRDLKASNILLDKDMNPKISDFGVARIFGGDQIDAYTKRVVGTYGYMSPEYAMDGVFSVKSDVFSFGVLVLEIISGKKNRGIYATEPNLSLLSHAWKLWKEGNSLELLDKSMGCSYSINDVLRCIQVGLLCVQDRAEDRPHMSTVILMLGSASTMLPSPNQPGYCSERSAIDAASSCTVNEITMTMLAGR; encoded by the exons ATGAAGCCTTGGCCACTTTCTCTTGTTTTGCTCTGTAGCCTCTTGTCTCCCTCCATTGCAGGAGACACCATCACTCCAAACACACCACTCAGCGATGGCAAAACTTTGGTTTCAGCAGGTGGGAACTTTGAATTAGGCTTCTTCAGCCCGGGCAATTTGAAGAATAGATACTTGGGCATTTGGTACAAGAATATCTCAACTCAGACAGTTGTTTGGGTTGCCAATAGAGAAGCTCCACTTACTGACAATACTGGAAGTCTGAACATCAGCAGTGATGGAAATCTCATCCTCTCCAATCAGGCAGCCAAGGTTTTCTGGTCGACGAGCTCATCATTATCAAGCAGTCCAGTGGCACAGCTCTTAGATACCGGGAATTTTGTTCTGAAAGAAGGTAACAATGATTCATGTAGCTTGTTGTGGCAGAGTTTCGACCACCCATGTGATACGTTGCTTCCAGGAATGAAACTTGGATTGAATTTTACCACTGGCCTTGACCTATATCTTACCACATGGAAGAGCACCGATGACCCTTCACCAGGGGACTACTCATTCAAGCTCGATCCTCATGGATCACCAGAATTCTTCATATGGAAGCAATCAACAAAAGAGTATCGAAGTGGCCCTTGGGATGGGATTCAATTCGATGGTGAGCCTGAGATGAATTCTGACAACTACTTCACCTTTGAATTTTTCATTAATCCACATGCAATATATTACACGTATAAAGTTGTAGACAGCTCGATCATTTCAAGGTTTATGCTGAACCAATCAATGATTCAACGATATGTTTGGTTTAATTCCATGGTAGGATGGAGCCTGTATTGGTCAATACCAAAAGACCAATGCGATTATTATGCTGTGTGTGGTCCTTATGGCATTTGTAACTCGAACGACTCGCCAATCTGCAACTGTCTTTATGGATTCAGTCCCAAGTCACCACAAGACTGGAATCTCAGAGATGGACATGATGGGTGTGTGCGGAAGACAAGCTTGGATTGCCAAGGAGATGGGTTTGTAAGATTGACTCATGTCAAGTTGCCAGACACCTCAAACTCCACCGTGAACGAGCGCATGAGCCTTGAGCAGTGTCGAGAAAGCTGCTTGAATAATTGTTCATGTGTGGCTTACGCACCTGCTAATATCAGTGGAGGAGGTGCTTGTATTATTTGGAAAAGTGATCTGATAGATATTAAGCAATTTGTTGATGGTGGGCAGGATCTCTACGTTCGCCTTGCAGCATCTGAACTGA GCACAGGCTCAACTGGAGGCGACCCAAACAAGAAGAAACAAGAGATAGTTATTTTCGTCATATGTATAGCATCTGGGCTGCTGTTATTGGTGTCAAGTGGTTGTTACATCTGGCATAAGAAGTTCAAAAGTCATA GTATTAAGTTTAGTGGGCGAAGGCAGTTGTCATTTGATTTGTCTCTTAACACATTAGGTTCTACTCAAGACGTCTACCCACAAGATGAACGTAATAGAGGGAAAGAACTGGAACTCCCCCTATTTGAACTAAGCACCATAGTGATTGCCACAGACAACTTCTCTATCGCCAATAAGCTTGGTGAGGGTGGCTTTGGCACTGTTTACAAG GGTGAACTTGAAGATGGGCAGGGCATAGCTGTGAAGAGGTCGTCAAGGTATTCACTCCAAGGCATAGATGAGTTCAAGAATGAGGTTATGTTGATCGCCAAACTTCAGCACATAAATCTTGTTAGACTGCTTGGTTGCTGCATGCAAGGAGAAGACAGGATGTTAATCTACGAATACATGCATAATAGAAGTCTGGACACCATTATCTTCG ACAAAACTAAATGCGCACTCCTGACTTGGCAAAAACGCTTCAATATCATTTTGGGGATCGCCCGTGGACTTCTTTATCTTCATCAGGATTCTAGGTTAAGAATCATCCACAGGGACCTCAAAGCTAGCAACATTCTTCTAGATAAAGACATGAACCCCAAAATCTCAGACTTCGGCGTAGCAAGAATATTTGGAGGAGATCAGATTGATGCATATACCAAGAGAGTTGTTGGAACATA TGGGTATATGTCTCCAGAATATGCCATGGATGGTGTGTTCTCAGTGAAGTCAGATGTCTTTAGTTTCGGTGTCTTGGTCCTTGAAATCATAAGTGGCAAGAAGAACAGAGGAATTTATGCTACCGAGCCCAACCTAAGCCTCCTTAGTCAT GCATGGAAACTATGGAAGGAAGGCAACAGCTTGGAACTGCTAGATAAGTCAATGGGTTGCTCTTATTCCATTAATGACGTACTCAGGTGCATACAGGTGGGCCTACTATGTGTTCAGGATAGAGCAGAGGACAGACCACATATGTCAACTGTAATTTTGATGTTGGGTAGTGCAAGCACAATGCTACCATCACCAAACCAGCCTGGTTATTGTAGTGAGAGAAGTGCAATAGATGCCGCTTCAAGTTGCACTGTTAATGAAATCACGATGACAATGTTAGCAGGTCGTTAG
- the LOC105046965 gene encoding receptor-like serine/threonine-protein kinase SD1-8 isoform X3 yields the protein MKPWPLSLVLLCSLLSPSIAGDTITPNTPLSDGKTLVSAGGNFELGFFSPGNLKNRYLGIWYKNISTQTVVWVANREAPLTDNTGSLNISSDGNLILSNQAAKVFWSTSSSLSSSPVAQLLDTGNFVLKEGNNDSCSLLWQSFDHPCDTLLPGMKLGLNFTTGLDLYLTTWKSTDDPSPGDYSFKLDPHGSPEFFIWKQSTKEYRSGPWDGIQFDGEPEMNSDNYFTFEFFINPHAIYYTYKVVDSSIISRFMLNQSMIQRYVWFNSMVGWSLYWSIPKDQCDYYAVCGPYGICNSNDSPICNCLYGFSPKSPQDWNLRDGHDGCVRKTSLDCQGDGFVRLTHVKLPDTSNSTVNERMSLEQCRESCLNNCSCVAYAPANISGGGACIIWKSDLIDIKQFVDGGQDLYVRLAASELSTGSTGGDPNKKKQEIVIFVICIASGLLLLVSSGCYIWHKKFKSHSSTQDVYPQDERNRGKELELPLFELSTIVIATDNFSIANKLGEGGFGTVYKGELEDGQGIAVKRSSRYSLQGIDEFKNEVMLIAKLQHINLVRLLGCCMQGEDRMLIYEYMHNRSLDTIIFADKTKCALLTWQKRFNIILGIARGLLYLHQDSRLRIIHRDLKASNILLDKDMNPKISDFGVARIFGGDQIDAYTKRVVGTYGYMSPEYAMDGVFSVKSDVFSFGVLVLEIISGKKNRGIYATEPNLSLLSHAWKLWKEGNSLELLDKSMGCSYSINDVLRCIQVGLLCVQDRAEDRPHMSTVILMLGSASTMLPSPNQPGYCSERSAIDAASSCTVNEITMTMLAGR from the exons ATGAAGCCTTGGCCACTTTCTCTTGTTTTGCTCTGTAGCCTCTTGTCTCCCTCCATTGCAGGAGACACCATCACTCCAAACACACCACTCAGCGATGGCAAAACTTTGGTTTCAGCAGGTGGGAACTTTGAATTAGGCTTCTTCAGCCCGGGCAATTTGAAGAATAGATACTTGGGCATTTGGTACAAGAATATCTCAACTCAGACAGTTGTTTGGGTTGCCAATAGAGAAGCTCCACTTACTGACAATACTGGAAGTCTGAACATCAGCAGTGATGGAAATCTCATCCTCTCCAATCAGGCAGCCAAGGTTTTCTGGTCGACGAGCTCATCATTATCAAGCAGTCCAGTGGCACAGCTCTTAGATACCGGGAATTTTGTTCTGAAAGAAGGTAACAATGATTCATGTAGCTTGTTGTGGCAGAGTTTCGACCACCCATGTGATACGTTGCTTCCAGGAATGAAACTTGGATTGAATTTTACCACTGGCCTTGACCTATATCTTACCACATGGAAGAGCACCGATGACCCTTCACCAGGGGACTACTCATTCAAGCTCGATCCTCATGGATCACCAGAATTCTTCATATGGAAGCAATCAACAAAAGAGTATCGAAGTGGCCCTTGGGATGGGATTCAATTCGATGGTGAGCCTGAGATGAATTCTGACAACTACTTCACCTTTGAATTTTTCATTAATCCACATGCAATATATTACACGTATAAAGTTGTAGACAGCTCGATCATTTCAAGGTTTATGCTGAACCAATCAATGATTCAACGATATGTTTGGTTTAATTCCATGGTAGGATGGAGCCTGTATTGGTCAATACCAAAAGACCAATGCGATTATTATGCTGTGTGTGGTCCTTATGGCATTTGTAACTCGAACGACTCGCCAATCTGCAACTGTCTTTATGGATTCAGTCCCAAGTCACCACAAGACTGGAATCTCAGAGATGGACATGATGGGTGTGTGCGGAAGACAAGCTTGGATTGCCAAGGAGATGGGTTTGTAAGATTGACTCATGTCAAGTTGCCAGACACCTCAAACTCCACCGTGAACGAGCGCATGAGCCTTGAGCAGTGTCGAGAAAGCTGCTTGAATAATTGTTCATGTGTGGCTTACGCACCTGCTAATATCAGTGGAGGAGGTGCTTGTATTATTTGGAAAAGTGATCTGATAGATATTAAGCAATTTGTTGATGGTGGGCAGGATCTCTACGTTCGCCTTGCAGCATCTGAACTGA GCACAGGCTCAACTGGAGGCGACCCAAACAAGAAGAAACAAGAGATAGTTATTTTCGTCATATGTATAGCATCTGGGCTGCTGTTATTGGTGTCAAGTGGTTGTTACATCTGGCATAAGAAGTTCAAAAGTCATA GTTCTACTCAAGACGTCTACCCACAAGATGAACGTAATAGAGGGAAAGAACTGGAACTCCCCCTATTTGAACTAAGCACCATAGTGATTGCCACAGACAACTTCTCTATCGCCAATAAGCTTGGTGAGGGTGGCTTTGGCACTGTTTACAAG GGTGAACTTGAAGATGGGCAGGGCATAGCTGTGAAGAGGTCGTCAAGGTATTCACTCCAAGGCATAGATGAGTTCAAGAATGAGGTTATGTTGATCGCCAAACTTCAGCACATAAATCTTGTTAGACTGCTTGGTTGCTGCATGCAAGGAGAAGACAGGATGTTAATCTACGAATACATGCATAATAGAAGTCTGGACACCATTATCTTCG CAGACAAAACTAAATGCGCACTCCTGACTTGGCAAAAACGCTTCAATATCATTTTGGGGATCGCCCGTGGACTTCTTTATCTTCATCAGGATTCTAGGTTAAGAATCATCCACAGGGACCTCAAAGCTAGCAACATTCTTCTAGATAAAGACATGAACCCCAAAATCTCAGACTTCGGCGTAGCAAGAATATTTGGAGGAGATCAGATTGATGCATATACCAAGAGAGTTGTTGGAACATA TGGGTATATGTCTCCAGAATATGCCATGGATGGTGTGTTCTCAGTGAAGTCAGATGTCTTTAGTTTCGGTGTCTTGGTCCTTGAAATCATAAGTGGCAAGAAGAACAGAGGAATTTATGCTACCGAGCCCAACCTAAGCCTCCTTAGTCAT GCATGGAAACTATGGAAGGAAGGCAACAGCTTGGAACTGCTAGATAAGTCAATGGGTTGCTCTTATTCCATTAATGACGTACTCAGGTGCATACAGGTGGGCCTACTATGTGTTCAGGATAGAGCAGAGGACAGACCACATATGTCAACTGTAATTTTGATGTTGGGTAGTGCAAGCACAATGCTACCATCACCAAACCAGCCTGGTTATTGTAGTGAGAGAAGTGCAATAGATGCCGCTTCAAGTTGCACTGTTAATGAAATCACGATGACAATGTTAGCAGGTCGTTAG